In a genomic window of Chaetodon trifascialis isolate fChaTrf1 chromosome 8, fChaTrf1.hap1, whole genome shotgun sequence:
- the rprd1b gene encoding regulation of nuclear pre-mRNA domain-containing protein 1B: protein MSSFSESALEKKLTELSSSQQSVQTLSLWIIHHRKHSALIVKVWHRELKKAKSSRKLTFLYLANDVIQNSKKKGPEFTKDFETVLVDACSHVAREADESCKKHMERLLNIWKERSLYRGDFIQQLRLAIEDSNSPRPSEVEKKPVKRTYQKIQEDEDDEDDDYRSHGSPRSTSATATQLTEELVKALQDLENAASGDAAVRQKIASLPQEVQDVSLLEKITDKDAADKLSKTVDEACLLLAEYNGRLAAELEDRRQLARMLTEYISSQREALMEREKKLEEYKQKLARVTQVRKELKSHIQSLPDLSLLPNVTGGLAPLPSAGDLFSTD from the exons ATGTCGTCCTTCTCTGAGTCGGCCCTGGAGAAGAAGCTGACGGAGCTGAGCAGCTCGCAACAGAGCGTCCagactctgtctctgtggatcATCCACCACCGCAAACACTCGGCCCTCATCGTCAAAGTGTGGCACAGAGAGCTGAAAAAGG caaaaagcagcaggaagctgacgTTCCTGTATCTGgccaatgatgtcatccagaACAGCAAGAAGAAAGGACCAGAGTTCACCAAAGACTTTGAGACTGTCCTCGTTGACGCCTGCTCACATGTTGCCAG GGAGGCAGATGAGAGCTGTAAAAAGCACATGGAGAGACTGCTGAACATCTGGAAGGAGAGGAGCCTCTACAGAGGCGACTTCATACAGCAGCTCAGACTGGCCATAGAAGACTCGAACAGCCCCAGACCTTCAG AAGTAGAGAAGAAACCTGTTAAACGGACCTATCAGAAGATCCAAGAAGACGAAGACGATGAAGACGACGACTACAGAAGCCACGGCTCCCCTCGCAGCACAAGCGCCACAGCAACTCAACTG acagAGGAGCTGGTGAAGGCCCTGCAGGACTTGGAGAACGCCGCATCAGGTGACGCTGCAGTTCGTCAGAAGATCGCCTCGCTGCCGCAGGAGGTCCAGGATGTTTCCCTGCTGGAGAAAATCACAG ATAAGGATGCAGCAGACAAGCTGTCGAAGACGGTGGATGAAGCGTGTTTGCTGCTGGCCGAGTACAACGGCCGcctggctgcagagctggaggaccGGAGGCAGCTGGCGCGCATGCTGACCGAATACATCAGCAGCCAGAGGGAGGCGCtcatggagagggagaagaaactAGAG GAGTACAAGCAGAAACTGGCGAGGGTGACCCAGGTTAGGAAAGAGCTGAAGTCTCACATCCAGAGTCTCCCAGACCTCTCCCTCCTGCCCAACGTGACCGGCGGTCTGGCCCCGCTCCCCTCGGCCGGAGACCTCTTCTCTACCGACTGA